Proteins co-encoded in one Paenarthrobacter ureafaciens genomic window:
- a CDS encoding fumarylacetoacetate hydrolase family protein, with product MKLATLRTSGGRTTAALATGDDTYVALPASDVGAFLGLENWRALAESAEGEALTAPDFAALLPHAGKVICCGLNYGDHIREMGRELPEYPTLFAKYADTLLGANDAVEIRGSGRVDWEAELAVVVGSELYQADVDQAREAIAGYTVANDVSMRDWQSRTLQWFQGKAWDATTPVGPVMVTPDEAGEEFQVRGYVNGELVQDGNTRTLVFSPAQLLSYISQFTVLRPGDLVLTGTPGGVGMGMNPPRFLQDGDILVTEIGGIGRLENTFRIHAPVPATA from the coding sequence ATGAAACTTGCCACCCTGCGAACCTCCGGCGGACGTACGACGGCGGCACTCGCTACGGGCGACGACACCTACGTGGCGCTTCCGGCCAGTGACGTCGGTGCATTCCTTGGCCTCGAAAACTGGCGGGCCCTAGCGGAATCCGCGGAAGGGGAAGCCCTGACGGCACCCGATTTCGCAGCGCTGCTTCCCCATGCCGGCAAGGTGATCTGCTGCGGACTGAACTATGGCGACCACATCCGGGAGATGGGCCGGGAGCTTCCCGAGTACCCCACGCTCTTCGCCAAGTACGCGGACACGCTCCTGGGTGCAAACGACGCCGTGGAGATCCGCGGCAGCGGCCGCGTCGACTGGGAAGCCGAGCTCGCCGTCGTCGTCGGTTCGGAGCTGTACCAGGCCGACGTTGACCAGGCACGCGAAGCGATCGCCGGGTACACGGTGGCCAACGACGTGTCCATGCGCGATTGGCAGAGCCGGACGCTGCAGTGGTTCCAAGGCAAGGCCTGGGACGCCACCACTCCCGTGGGGCCCGTGATGGTCACCCCGGACGAGGCCGGCGAAGAATTCCAAGTCCGCGGGTACGTCAACGGAGAGCTGGTGCAGGACGGCAACACCCGGACGCTCGTCTTCAGTCCCGCGCAGCTGCTGTCCTACATTTCCCAATTCACCGTCCTGCGCCCCGGCGACCTCGTCCTCACCGGGACACCCGGGGGAGTGGGCATGGGCATGAACCCGCCGCGCTTCCTGCAGGACGGGGACATCCTGGTCACCGAAATCGGCGGGATCGGACGGCTGGAGAACACGTTCCGCATCCATGCGCCCGTCCCTGCGACAGCGTGA
- a CDS encoding bifunctional salicylyl-CoA 5-hydroxylase/oxidoreductase gives MKIAIVGGGPGGLYFAALMKQLDPSHDITLWERNAASDTFGFGVVFSDETLGGIGNADPVVAEYMSRRFARWSDIDIHFRGEMITVGGQGFAAMSRKELLELLQRRCIELDVDVRFSTMAPAIEELEANYDLVLAADGVNSQIRAKYADAFGPDLDPRTNKYMWLGTDQVFEAFKFFVKETEWGVMQIHGYPYSDEGSTFIVEMHEDVWHAAGFDETANEVFPPGVSDEKAIAKIREIFAEELAGYEVLSNNSKWLNFNTVRNQSWRKGNVVLVGDAAHTAHFSIGSGTKLAMEDSLALAACLHEHPTVAEALEAYETERRPVVASTQRAAQASLEWFERIGQYKDQDPTQFAFNLLTRSRRITQENLRLRDPEFADAVDRNFAESQGLTDVAPAMFQPFRIGELELKNRIVVSPMDMYSATDGIPGDFHKVHLGSKALGGAGLVMTEMVCVSETGRITPGCSGLYTDEQKDSWKEIVDFVHARSTAKIGAQLGHSGRKGSTKLMWEGIDQPLESGNWTAVGPSALPYGPDNQTPVELDRAGMDAIKAEFVAATQRADEAGFDLLEIHAAHGYLLSSFLSPVSNQRTDEYGGSLENRLRFPLEVFDAVRAAWPASKPLTVRISATDWIDGGNTSDDSLQIAKAFVEHGAAGLDVSTGQVAKEEKPAFGRSYQTPFADRIRQEVAAPAGVAVIAVGAISSYDDVNSILLAGRADLIALGRTHLYDPQWTLHAAAEQEYQGPGAQWIPQFRAGRRKPPSSRTDAVRPRLSLLKEPDAQETTSHLRWKPASAAASVLVK, from the coding sequence ATGAAGATCGCAATCGTCGGAGGCGGCCCGGGCGGCCTGTACTTCGCAGCATTGATGAAGCAGCTGGATCCGTCCCACGACATCACCCTCTGGGAACGGAACGCCGCGTCCGACACCTTCGGGTTCGGCGTCGTATTTTCCGATGAAACCCTGGGCGGAATCGGCAACGCAGACCCAGTGGTGGCCGAGTACATGAGCCGCCGGTTCGCCCGCTGGTCCGACATCGACATCCACTTCCGCGGCGAGATGATCACCGTCGGCGGCCAGGGTTTTGCCGCCATGAGCCGCAAGGAACTGTTGGAACTGCTCCAGCGCCGCTGCATCGAACTCGACGTCGACGTCCGCTTCAGCACCATGGCCCCTGCCATCGAGGAACTCGAAGCCAACTACGACCTGGTCCTGGCCGCCGATGGCGTTAACTCCCAGATCCGCGCCAAGTACGCCGACGCGTTCGGCCCGGACCTGGACCCCCGCACCAACAAATACATGTGGCTCGGAACGGACCAAGTGTTTGAAGCCTTCAAGTTCTTCGTGAAGGAGACCGAGTGGGGCGTCATGCAGATCCACGGGTACCCGTACTCCGACGAAGGCTCCACGTTCATTGTCGAGATGCATGAGGACGTCTGGCACGCCGCGGGCTTCGATGAGACCGCCAACGAAGTCTTCCCTCCGGGTGTTTCCGATGAGAAGGCCATCGCCAAGATCCGTGAGATCTTCGCCGAGGAACTCGCCGGCTACGAGGTCCTTTCCAACAACTCCAAGTGGCTGAACTTCAACACCGTCCGCAACCAGAGCTGGCGCAAGGGCAACGTGGTCCTGGTGGGCGACGCCGCCCACACGGCGCACTTCTCCATTGGCTCCGGCACCAAGCTGGCCATGGAGGACTCCCTTGCCCTGGCTGCCTGCCTCCACGAGCACCCCACGGTGGCAGAGGCACTGGAGGCCTACGAAACCGAGCGGCGTCCCGTGGTCGCTTCCACGCAGCGTGCCGCGCAGGCTTCGCTGGAGTGGTTCGAACGCATCGGCCAGTACAAGGACCAGGACCCGACGCAGTTCGCCTTCAACCTGCTCACCCGCAGCCGGCGCATCACCCAGGAAAACCTGCGCCTGCGCGATCCTGAGTTTGCCGACGCCGTGGACCGCAACTTCGCAGAGTCCCAAGGGCTCACCGACGTCGCCCCTGCCATGTTCCAGCCGTTCCGTATTGGCGAACTCGAACTGAAGAACCGCATCGTCGTCTCCCCGATGGACATGTACTCCGCCACGGACGGCATCCCCGGTGACTTCCACAAGGTCCACCTCGGCTCCAAGGCCCTGGGCGGCGCCGGACTGGTCATGACGGAAATGGTGTGCGTCTCCGAAACCGGCCGCATCACCCCGGGCTGCAGCGGCCTCTACACCGACGAACAGAAGGACAGCTGGAAGGAAATCGTCGACTTCGTCCACGCCCGCTCCACCGCCAAAATCGGCGCCCAGCTGGGACACTCCGGCCGCAAGGGCTCCACCAAGCTCATGTGGGAGGGCATCGACCAGCCGCTCGAGTCCGGCAACTGGACCGCCGTCGGGCCTTCCGCCCTGCCGTACGGCCCCGACAACCAGACCCCGGTGGAACTGGACCGTGCCGGGATGGACGCCATCAAGGCCGAGTTCGTCGCTGCCACGCAGCGGGCCGACGAAGCCGGCTTCGACCTCCTGGAGATCCACGCAGCCCACGGCTACCTGCTCTCCTCCTTCCTGTCGCCCGTTTCCAACCAGCGCACCGACGAATACGGCGGCAGCCTGGAAAACCGGCTGCGGTTCCCCCTGGAAGTGTTCGACGCCGTCCGCGCGGCGTGGCCGGCAAGCAAACCTCTGACGGTGCGCATCTCCGCCACGGACTGGATCGACGGCGGCAACACCTCCGACGACTCACTGCAGATCGCGAAGGCTTTCGTAGAGCACGGAGCCGCCGGCCTTGACGTCTCCACCGGCCAGGTGGCCAAGGAAGAAAAGCCCGCGTTCGGACGCAGCTACCAGACCCCGTTCGCCGACCGTATCCGCCAGGAAGTAGCCGCTCCGGCAGGCGTGGCAGTGATCGCCGTCGGCGCCATCTCCAGCTACGACGACGTGAACTCGATCCTCCTCGCAGGCCGCGCCGATCTCATCGCCCTTGGCCGCACGCACCTGTACGATCCCCAATGGACCCTGCACGCAGCAGCCGAGCAGGAATACCAAGGCCCCGGCGCCCAGTGGATTCCGCAATTCCGCGCCGGACGCCGCAAGCCACCGAGCTCACGCACCGATGCCGTACGTCCCCGCCTATCCCTCTTGAAGGAGCCCGATGCCCAAGAAACCACCAGCCACCTCCGCTGGAAGCCCGCTTCCGCTGCAGCATCGGTCCTGGTGAAGTAG
- a CDS encoding RidA family protein yields the protein MAHKTINPESLPKPSGFAHGILAGNAVFLGGQTALDKDMNIVPGGIVEQFTQAFSNVLTTLREAGGQPEDLVNVTIYLTDVDDYMANGREIGRIWREMAGSQYPAMAGIGVTRLWQKEAMIEIQAIAVIADR from the coding sequence ATGGCGCACAAGACCATCAATCCGGAGTCATTGCCCAAACCATCGGGCTTCGCCCACGGCATTCTCGCCGGGAACGCCGTCTTCCTGGGCGGCCAGACCGCCTTGGACAAGGACATGAACATCGTCCCCGGCGGCATCGTCGAACAGTTCACCCAGGCGTTTTCGAACGTCCTCACTACCCTGCGGGAAGCCGGAGGACAGCCCGAGGACCTGGTCAACGTCACCATCTACCTCACGGACGTGGACGACTACATGGCCAATGGCCGGGAGATCGGGCGCATTTGGCGGGAAATGGCCGGCTCGCAGTACCCTGCCATGGCAGGCATCGGCGTCACGCGCCTTTGGCAGAAAGAAGCCATGATCGAGATCCAGGCCATCGCCGTCATCGCCGACCGCTGA
- a CDS encoding MFS transporter, whose translation MAAAPVNTWNVPKRTTGVVLFCCWLAILAEGYDVGVLGAVLPALAEYKEWNLSPLALGGLGSYALIGMLIGALFIGTLSDLVGRKKMLLASMIIFTVTQAGAAWAPTPELFGFFRLVGGLGMGGVIPVAAALTIEYSAPNKRSYNYGLMYSGYSLGIVAAALAALLVLPMGGWRIVIAIGAAPVVLLPVIWKFLPESLEYLESKGRGSEAKALAAKLGITDYKPVVPVAPTAAQAADPWWKTITTMFSMRYLRSTVFFWISLFCGLLLVYGLNTWLPSIMKKAGYDLGSSLTFLLVFSLASAIGGLLLGRAADKYGKKLILVVFYILGGLGIMLLVFPNTMVVNLLFVAFAGIGSISTSLVLTGYIADYYPAKVRGTATGWALSFARLGAISGPLIGGWIAGSKLPFEANFAIFAGIAVLAAVAVALIPKPQPEQPVAAEDPDGRNAAIGAR comes from the coding sequence ATGGCCGCCGCACCCGTCAACACCTGGAACGTGCCCAAGCGCACCACAGGCGTAGTGCTCTTCTGCTGCTGGCTGGCGATCCTCGCCGAAGGCTACGACGTCGGCGTGCTGGGAGCTGTCCTCCCGGCACTGGCCGAATACAAGGAATGGAACCTTTCCCCGCTGGCATTGGGCGGCTTGGGTTCCTACGCCCTGATCGGCATGCTGATCGGCGCCTTGTTCATCGGCACGCTGAGCGATCTGGTGGGCCGCAAGAAAATGCTGCTCGCCTCCATGATCATCTTCACCGTCACCCAGGCAGGTGCCGCCTGGGCACCGACTCCGGAACTCTTCGGGTTCTTCCGCCTGGTCGGCGGGCTCGGCATGGGTGGCGTGATTCCCGTTGCCGCGGCCTTGACCATCGAATACTCGGCGCCCAACAAGCGCTCTTACAACTATGGCCTCATGTACTCGGGCTACTCGCTGGGGATCGTGGCCGCTGCGCTTGCCGCGCTCCTGGTCCTCCCCATGGGTGGTTGGCGGATAGTCATCGCGATCGGCGCTGCCCCTGTGGTGCTGCTGCCGGTGATCTGGAAGTTCCTGCCGGAATCGCTGGAGTACTTGGAGTCGAAGGGTCGCGGATCCGAGGCAAAGGCCTTGGCCGCCAAGCTGGGCATCACTGATTACAAGCCGGTCGTCCCGGTGGCACCCACTGCCGCGCAAGCTGCGGATCCGTGGTGGAAGACGATCACCACCATGTTCTCCATGCGGTACCTCCGCTCCACGGTGTTCTTCTGGATTTCGCTGTTCTGTGGCCTGCTTTTGGTCTACGGCCTGAACACCTGGCTTCCGAGCATCATGAAGAAGGCCGGCTATGACCTCGGTTCCTCCCTGACCTTCCTCCTGGTCTTCAGCCTCGCCTCGGCAATCGGCGGCCTGCTCCTGGGCCGGGCTGCGGACAAGTACGGCAAGAAGCTGATCCTGGTGGTCTTCTACATCCTCGGCGGCCTGGGCATCATGCTCCTGGTGTTCCCCAACACCATGGTGGTGAACCTGCTGTTCGTGGCCTTCGCCGGCATAGGCTCCATCTCCACGTCGCTGGTCCTCACCGGTTACATCGCCGACTACTACCCGGCGAAGGTCCGCGGTACGGCCACGGGGTGGGCCCTCAGCTTCGCCCGCCTCGGTGCCATCTCCGGACCATTGATCGGTGGCTGGATTGCCGGGTCGAAACTTCCCTTCGAAGCCAACTTCGCCATCTTCGCAGGTATTGCGGTCCTGGCGGCGGTCGCTGTCGCACTGATTCCCAAGCCGCAGCCGGAGCAGCCCGTGGCCGCAGAGGACCCGGACGGCCGAAATGCCGCAATCGGTGCCCGATAA
- a CDS encoding acyl-CoA thioesterase gives MITGTLTSETFLRAVDLTATDAQVFDEAYEATTQYVPWPKAYGGDMVAQAAAAMMRSVDADRQLHSMHSYFMRPVDIGSTVRYEVERLRDGRGYSTRTVRGFQNGKPVYAAMGSFQVPEDGPGFQPEAPAAVGPESLRTAEDALAGVDSKAAEYWATGRSFDMRHIPGPLYVQLEGGTAPQQAIWVKAFDALPDDPNLQRTALAYVCDYTILEPLLRVNGLNWSSPGLATASLDHSMWFHRDGRVDDWVLYAQEAVSGQSNRGLAMGRFFDRQGRLLATVAQEGMIRAGA, from the coding sequence ATGATCACGGGAACCCTGACGTCGGAAACCTTCCTCCGCGCCGTAGACCTCACCGCTACGGACGCGCAGGTATTCGATGAAGCCTACGAGGCAACCACCCAGTACGTGCCGTGGCCCAAAGCCTATGGCGGGGACATGGTTGCCCAGGCCGCAGCAGCGATGATGCGCTCGGTGGACGCTGACCGGCAGCTGCATTCCATGCACAGCTACTTCATGCGGCCCGTGGATATCGGTTCCACTGTCCGGTACGAGGTGGAACGGCTGCGGGACGGCCGCGGTTACTCCACCCGAACCGTGCGGGGTTTCCAGAACGGCAAGCCGGTCTATGCCGCCATGGGATCCTTCCAGGTCCCCGAAGACGGACCCGGGTTCCAGCCCGAGGCGCCTGCCGCCGTCGGGCCTGAATCGCTGCGCACAGCCGAAGATGCGCTGGCAGGCGTGGACAGCAAGGCAGCCGAGTACTGGGCAACCGGGCGCAGCTTCGACATGCGGCACATTCCCGGTCCGCTGTACGTCCAGCTGGAAGGCGGCACCGCTCCGCAGCAAGCGATCTGGGTGAAGGCGTTCGATGCCTTGCCCGACGACCCGAACCTCCAGCGCACCGCCCTCGCGTACGTCTGCGACTACACCATCCTGGAACCGCTTCTCCGGGTCAACGGCCTCAACTGGTCCAGCCCCGGACTCGCCACCGCCAGCCTTGACCACTCCATGTGGTTCCACCGCGACGGACGCGTGGACGACTGGGTGCTCTACGCCCAGGAAGCCGTCTCCGGCCAAAGCAACCGCGGCCTGGCGATGGGCAGGTTCTTCGACCGCCAAGGGCGGCTCCTGGCCACCGTCGCCCAGGAAGGCATGATCCGCGCAGGCGCGTAG
- a CDS encoding cupin domain-containing protein, producing the protein MSQATTDYRLEGDNSIYAQADGKVVPVVTRAGEEDTNTAQSGDCIRVSGVSIQHTPATKIWFGQVSNVPGYRSLPHHHGEAETGGYVLRGHGRIYFGENYSEFIDMKAGDWVFVPPFMPHVEANMSVTEELVWLTARTPENLVVNLDDVPDETLADYRRA; encoded by the coding sequence ATGAGCCAGGCCACCACCGACTACCGCCTCGAAGGCGACAACTCCATCTACGCCCAGGCAGACGGCAAGGTAGTTCCTGTCGTCACCCGTGCGGGAGAAGAGGACACCAACACGGCCCAGTCCGGTGACTGCATCCGTGTTTCGGGCGTCAGCATCCAGCACACCCCGGCAACCAAGATCTGGTTCGGCCAGGTGTCCAACGTTCCCGGTTACCGTTCCCTCCCGCACCACCACGGCGAAGCGGAAACTGGCGGCTACGTCCTCCGCGGCCACGGCCGGATCTACTTCGGCGAAAACTACTCAGAGTTCATCGACATGAAGGCCGGCGACTGGGTCTTCGTGCCGCCGTTCATGCCCCACGTGGAGGCGAACATGTCTGTCACCGAGGAACTCGTGTGGCTGACCGCCCGCACTCCGGAAAACCTCGTGGTCAACCTCGACGACGTCCCGGACGAGACCCTCGCCGACTACCGCCGGGCATAA
- a CDS encoding thiamine pyrophosphate-binding protein has protein sequence MTVVTSRPEENGAQAVGLPVAAPRNVSELVGYTLARLGAGHVFGVVGSGNFVVTNALRRAGVPYTAARHEGGAATMADAYGRMSGKVGVVSTHQGCGLTNATTGIGEAAKSRTPMIVVTADTAGSAIGSNFRIDQDALARSVGAVPERIHSPASAVADTVRAYRTAVNERRTVVLSLPTDIQAAPVPDGLAEVDPLPLPQRIAPSAAAAGELAALIRKAKRPVFVAGRGARGAGPEIAALAEASGALVATSAVAHGLFHGDPYNLGISGGFSSPFTAETISGADLIVGWGCALNMWTMRHGSLIGDAATVVQVDVEDRALGANRPIHLGVLGDCGDTAAAVLATLQSAQYHAVGLRTPDMARQIAERSRWNTERTEDLSTPDALDPRVLSRALDGILPADRIVSVDSGNFMGYPSAYLAVPDEFGFCFTQAFQSIGLGLYTAIGAAKARPDRLPVLGAGDGGFLMAISELETLVRERIPLVAVVYNDSAYGAEVHHFDADDADLDVVRFPPVDIASIARGYGAAAITVRTVGDLAGVEEWLSGPRDVPLVIDAKIASDGGAWWLAEAFKGH, from the coding sequence ATGACTGTTGTGACCAGCAGGCCGGAAGAGAACGGCGCACAAGCAGTGGGCCTTCCAGTGGCCGCACCCCGGAACGTCAGTGAGCTTGTTGGCTACACGCTCGCACGGCTTGGGGCCGGGCATGTCTTTGGAGTAGTGGGCAGCGGAAACTTCGTGGTGACCAATGCGCTGCGCCGGGCGGGTGTCCCGTACACCGCCGCCCGCCATGAGGGCGGCGCTGCAACCATGGCCGACGCCTATGGACGCATGTCCGGCAAGGTAGGAGTCGTTTCCACGCACCAAGGGTGCGGTTTGACCAACGCCACCACCGGCATCGGAGAGGCGGCCAAGAGCCGAACGCCAATGATCGTGGTCACGGCAGACACAGCGGGCTCCGCCATTGGCTCGAACTTCAGGATTGACCAGGACGCGTTGGCCCGGAGCGTCGGTGCTGTGCCGGAGCGGATCCATTCACCCGCCAGCGCTGTCGCGGACACCGTCCGCGCCTATAGGACCGCCGTCAATGAACGCCGCACGGTGGTCCTGTCCCTTCCCACGGACATCCAGGCCGCACCCGTTCCGGACGGACTGGCAGAGGTCGATCCCTTGCCCCTTCCCCAGCGCATTGCCCCCTCGGCGGCAGCCGCCGGGGAACTCGCCGCGCTCATCCGTAAAGCAAAGCGGCCCGTGTTCGTCGCCGGGCGGGGCGCCCGTGGAGCCGGTCCCGAAATTGCCGCCCTCGCGGAGGCGTCAGGGGCGCTCGTGGCGACATCCGCCGTCGCGCATGGCCTCTTCCATGGAGACCCTTACAACCTGGGTATTTCCGGCGGTTTTTCGTCGCCGTTCACGGCCGAAACCATTTCGGGCGCCGACCTGATTGTCGGCTGGGGGTGTGCCTTGAACATGTGGACCATGCGGCACGGGTCCTTGATCGGGGATGCGGCCACGGTGGTCCAGGTAGACGTGGAAGACCGGGCCCTCGGCGCCAACCGCCCCATCCACCTTGGCGTGCTCGGCGACTGCGGGGATACCGCAGCTGCGGTACTTGCAACGCTGCAGTCGGCTCAATACCACGCGGTTGGCCTGCGCACTCCGGACATGGCCCGGCAGATTGCCGAGCGCTCCCGCTGGAACACCGAACGCACGGAGGACCTTTCCACGCCGGATGCCCTTGACCCGAGGGTGTTGAGCCGGGCGTTGGACGGAATCCTCCCCGCGGACAGGATCGTGTCGGTAGACTCCGGCAACTTCATGGGCTATCCCAGCGCTTACCTCGCCGTCCCGGACGAGTTCGGATTCTGCTTCACGCAGGCCTTCCAGTCGATCGGGTTGGGCCTCTACACGGCTATCGGAGCAGCCAAAGCCCGGCCGGACCGCTTGCCGGTCCTCGGCGCGGGAGATGGCGGGTTCCTCATGGCAATCTCCGAACTGGAGACCCTGGTCAGGGAACGCATTCCCCTCGTGGCAGTCGTGTACAACGATTCGGCCTACGGCGCCGAGGTGCACCACTTCGATGCGGACGACGCTGACCTTGACGTCGTGCGTTTTCCGCCGGTGGACATTGCATCGATCGCCCGCGGCTACGGCGCCGCAGCGATCACGGTCCGGACCGTCGGAGATCTTGCCGGCGTTGAGGAATGGCTTTCAGGGCCGCGGGATGTGCCCTTGGTGATCGACGCCAAAATTGCTTCCGATGGAGGCGCCTGGTGGTTGGCGGAAGCGTTCAAAGGCCACTGA
- a CDS encoding AMP-binding protein yields MSMLPSAHVDTFTRDHLPSADTWPAFEFTLPELNYPDRLNAAAVLIDDAVARYGAARPALRTPDGEVWTYGELQTHANQVAQVLTEDLGVVPGNRVLLRGPNNPWIVAAWLGVLKAGAVVVTTMPMLRSTEVATIIGLTKPVVAISDHRFVDELAVAAGEDVTVLTYGADTETHDDGDLTSRCLRKSGEFTAVDTASDDVALLGPTSGTTGVPKVTMHFHRDILANADTFARYILEPTEDDVFAGSPPLAFTFGLGGLVVFPLRFGASALLTEKAGPVELAERAAEAGATVLFTAPTAYRAILKENRGDLLKNLRVAVSAGEHLSKETWEAVHEATGLRLVNGIGATEMLHVFISAAGDDIRPGTTGKAVPGYRATILDQEGNELGPGQTGRLAIIGPTGCRYLDDPRQLNYVVNGWNVTGDTFSMDEDGYFTYQARSDNMIVSSGYNIGGPEVEAAIDQHPDVVENAVIGIPDEQRGSIVCAFVVLREGVTGDAGKRKEIQDFVKRTIAPYKYPRDVRFVTELPRNPSGKLQHFKLRDRVRAEDASGVSTAGNTQQLTAAGQSQA; encoded by the coding sequence ATGAGCATGTTGCCATCGGCCCACGTGGACACGTTCACCCGCGACCACCTGCCGTCCGCCGATACCTGGCCGGCGTTCGAATTCACCCTCCCCGAACTGAACTACCCCGACCGGCTCAACGCCGCGGCCGTACTGATCGACGACGCCGTCGCCCGGTACGGTGCCGCGCGGCCGGCGCTCCGTACCCCCGACGGCGAAGTCTGGACCTACGGCGAGCTGCAGACCCACGCCAACCAAGTGGCCCAGGTGCTCACGGAGGACCTCGGTGTGGTCCCCGGCAACCGGGTGCTCCTGCGCGGACCCAACAACCCGTGGATCGTCGCGGCCTGGCTCGGCGTCTTGAAGGCCGGCGCCGTGGTGGTCACCACCATGCCCATGCTGCGCTCCACCGAGGTGGCCACGATTATCGGGCTCACCAAACCGGTGGTCGCCATCTCCGATCACCGGTTCGTGGACGAACTCGCGGTCGCGGCAGGGGAGGACGTCACCGTCCTGACCTACGGTGCTGACACGGAAACGCACGACGACGGCGACCTCACCTCCCGCTGCTTGCGCAAGAGCGGGGAGTTCACGGCAGTGGACACCGCCTCGGACGACGTTGCCCTGCTGGGACCGACGTCCGGCACCACGGGCGTGCCCAAGGTGACCATGCATTTCCACCGGGACATCCTGGCCAACGCGGACACCTTCGCCCGGTACATCCTGGAGCCCACCGAGGATGACGTGTTCGCCGGCTCGCCTCCGCTGGCCTTCACTTTCGGCCTCGGCGGACTCGTGGTCTTCCCGCTGCGGTTCGGCGCGTCGGCCCTGCTGACCGAGAAAGCCGGGCCCGTCGAACTGGCCGAGCGCGCAGCAGAAGCCGGCGCCACCGTCCTGTTCACCGCCCCCACCGCGTACCGTGCCATCCTCAAGGAGAACCGCGGCGACCTTCTGAAGAACCTCCGGGTTGCCGTCTCCGCGGGGGAGCACCTGTCCAAGGAAACCTGGGAAGCCGTCCACGAGGCCACCGGCCTGCGGCTGGTCAACGGAATCGGCGCCACGGAAATGCTGCACGTTTTCATCTCCGCGGCCGGGGACGATATCCGGCCCGGCACCACGGGCAAAGCCGTGCCCGGCTACCGGGCCACCATCCTGGACCAAGAGGGCAATGAACTTGGCCCCGGCCAGACCGGTCGCCTTGCCATCATCGGCCCCACGGGTTGCCGGTACCTGGACGATCCCCGGCAGCTGAACTACGTGGTCAACGGCTGGAACGTCACGGGGGATACGTTCTCCATGGACGAGGACGGGTACTTCACCTACCAGGCGCGCTCGGACAACATGATCGTCTCCTCCGGGTACAACATCGGCGGCCCCGAGGTTGAAGCAGCCATTGACCAGCACCCCGACGTTGTGGAGAACGCAGTCATCGGCATCCCGGATGAGCAACGGGGCAGCATCGTCTGCGCGTTCGTTGTGCTGCGTGAAGGCGTCACCGGCGACGCCGGCAAGCGCAAGGAAATCCAGGACTTCGTCAAGCGCACCATCGCCCCTTACAAGTACCCGCGCGACGTCCGGTTCGTGACCGAACTCCCGCGGAACCCCAGCGGAAAGCTGCAGCACTTCAAGTTGCGCGATCGCGTCCGTGCAGAGGACGCCTCAGGGGTTTCCACCGCGGGGAACACCCAACAACTCACCGCCGCAGGCCAGAGCCAGGCGTAG
- a CDS encoding PaaX family transcriptional regulator C-terminal domain-containing protein, with protein sequence MIEVPAPALPQQQLILTIYGLYGRRADGQLPISVLIQMLGDLGHDAPAVRSAVSRLKAKGVLASVKGGGLARYELSDASLKLISEGDERIFAPARANPGAPWVLAIFSVPESKRERRHQLRAELTRLGFGSMGAGVWIAPSGVRESAQQRLEARGLDKYVEFFTGDYSSESDMRAKVAQWWDLEALGSQISQFMDTFGGSLEEWTALVGEDPGAAFAASSPELRRNAFRYYVPMLTLWRRLPYRDPGLPLEYLPVGWQGPEARRIFFGVHRLIGPMAESYAMSLVEEAEAA encoded by the coding sequence GTGATTGAGGTTCCCGCACCTGCGCTGCCCCAGCAGCAGCTCATCCTGACCATTTATGGTCTCTACGGGCGCCGCGCAGACGGGCAACTGCCAATCTCCGTCCTGATCCAGATGCTGGGCGACCTCGGCCATGACGCACCTGCGGTCCGTTCTGCTGTTTCCCGCCTCAAGGCCAAGGGCGTGCTGGCCAGCGTCAAGGGCGGGGGATTGGCCCGTTACGAGCTGTCGGACGCGTCCCTGAAGCTGATCAGCGAAGGCGACGAGCGCATCTTCGCGCCAGCCCGGGCCAATCCCGGCGCACCGTGGGTCCTGGCCATATTCTCCGTCCCGGAGTCGAAACGGGAACGGCGCCACCAATTGCGTGCGGAGCTCACCAGGCTCGGTTTTGGCTCCATGGGAGCCGGAGTGTGGATTGCTCCTTCCGGGGTGCGCGAAAGCGCGCAGCAGCGCCTCGAGGCCCGCGGGCTGGACAAGTATGTGGAGTTCTTCACCGGTGACTACTCCTCGGAATCGGACATGAGGGCCAAGGTGGCCCAATGGTGGGATCTTGAGGCCTTGGGCAGTCAGATTTCGCAGTTCATGGACACCTTTGGCGGTTCGCTGGAGGAATGGACCGCGCTGGTGGGCGAGGATCCCGGAGCGGCGTTCGCTGCGTCGTCGCCGGAGCTGCGCCGGAATGCCTTCCGTTACTACGTGCCGATGCTCACCTTGTGGCGGCGGTTGCCCTACCGGGATCCCGGGCTTCCCCTTGAGTACCTGCCGGTTGGATGGCAGGGTCCCGAGGCGCGCAGGATCTTCTTCGGTGTTCACCGCCTCATCGGGCCAATGGCCGAGAGCTACGCGATGTCCCTCGTGGAAGAAGCGGAAGCGGCCTGA